One region of Eulemur rufifrons isolate Redbay chromosome 1, OSU_ERuf_1, whole genome shotgun sequence genomic DNA includes:
- the LOC138383251 gene encoding LOW QUALITY PROTEIN: core histone macro-H2A.1-like (The sequence of the model RefSeq protein was modified relative to this genomic sequence to represent the inferred CDS: inserted 1 base in 1 codon) gives MSSRGGKKSTKTSRSAKAGVIFPVGRMLRYIKKGHPKYRIGVGAPVYMAAVLEYLTADILELAGNAARDNKKGCVTPRHILLAVANDEELNQLLKGVTRASWGVLPNIHPELLAKKRXSKGKLEAIITPLPAKKAKSPSQKKPVSKKAGGKKGARKSKQQGEVSKAASAHSTTEGTPADGFAVLSTKSLFLGQKLNLIHSEISNLAGFEVEVIINPTNADIDLKDDPGNTLEKKGGKEFVDAVLELRKKNGPLEVAGAAASAGHGLPAKFGIHCNSPVWGADKCEELLEKTVKNCLALADDKKLKSIAFPSIGSGRNGFPKQTAAQLILKAISSYFVSTMSSSIKTVYFMLFDSESIGIYVQEMAQLDAN, from the exons ATGTCGAGCCGCGGTGGGAAGAAGTCCACCAAGACCTCCCGCTCTGCCAAGGCAGGAGTCATCTTCCCTGTAGGGCGGATGCTGCGGTACATCAAGAAAGGCCACCCCAAGTACAGGATTGGAGTGGGGGCCCCCGTGTACATGGCTGCGGTCCTGGAATACCTGACAGCGGACATTCTGGAGCTGGCTGGCAACGCAGCAAGAGACAACAAGAAAGGATGCGTCACGCCCCGGCACATCTTGCTGGCCGTGGCCAATGATGAAGAGCTAAATCAGCTGCTAAAAGGAGTCACCAGAGCCAGTTGGGGGGTGTTACCGAACATCCACCCCGAGTTGCTAGCGAAGAAGC GATCCAAAGGGAAGTTGGAAGCCATCATCACGCCACTCCCAGCCAAAAAGGCCAAGTCTCCGTCCCAGAAAAAACCCGTGTCTAAAAAAGCAGGAGGCAAGAAAGGGGCCCGGAAATCCAAGCAGCAGGGCGAAGTCAGCAAGGCGGCCAGCGCCCACAGCACGACGGAGGGCACGCCTGCCGACGGCTTCGCCGTGCTCTCCACCAAGAGCCTCTTCCTCGGCCAGAAGCTGAACCTTATTCACAGTGAAATCAGTAATTTAGCCGGCTTTGAGGTGGAGGTCATAATCAATCCTACCAATGCTGACATTGACCTTAAAGATGACCCAGGAAACACGCTGGAGAAGAAAGGTGGCAAGGAGTTTGTGGACGCTGTTCTGGAACTCCGGAAAAAGAACGGGCCCTTGGAAGTTGCTGGAGCTGCTGCCAGTGCAGGCCACGGCCTACCTGCCAAGTTTGGGATCCACTGTAATAGCCCAGTCTGGGGCGCAGACAAGTGTGAGGAACTTCTGGAAAAGACGGTGAAAAACTGCTTGGCTCTGGCGGATGACAAGAAGCTGAAATCCATCGCATTTCCATCCATTGGCAGTGGCAGGAACGGCTTTCCGAAGCAGACGGCAGCTCAGCTGATTCTGAAGGCCATCTCTAGCTACTTTGTGTCCACGATGTCCTCTTCAATCAAAACGGTGTACTTCATGCTTTTCGACAGCGAGAGTATAGGCATCTACGTGCAGGAGATGGCCCAGCTCGACGCCAACTAG